One Phaseolus vulgaris cultivar G19833 chromosome 4, P. vulgaris v2.0, whole genome shotgun sequence DNA window includes the following coding sequences:
- the LOC137837408 gene encoding sucrose transport protein SUC9-like, whose translation MEEQPKLEPSPLRKMVAVSSIAAGVQFGWALQLSLLTPYVQTLGVPHAWASFIWLCGPISGLLVQPIVGYSSDRCQSPFGRRRPFILTGSLAVAVAIILIGYAADIGQLAGDDITQKTRPRAVAIFVVGFWILDVANNMLQGPCRAFLGDLAAGDQKKTRTANGFFSFFMAVGNVLGYAAGSYDGLHKIFPFTETEACNVFCANLKSCFFFSIVLLLSLCSIVLTCVNDPQYIPSKQEEAEDEGKTHFSCFLGELCVAFKGLQKPMWMLMLVTAINWLAWFPYVLFDTDWMGREVYGGDVGQKAYDAGVHAGSLGLMLNSVVLAVMSLGVEPLGRLVGVKWLWAMVNVILAACLALTVLITKIAEQQRALNPALIGDPSMDVKGGAMAFFSVLGIPLAVTYSVPFALASIYSSSSGAGQGLSLGLLNVAIVIPQMIISAISGPWDAWFGGGNLPAFVLGAVAAAVSAILAVVLLPTPKKEDEAKISSLSMGSFH comes from the exons atggaGGAGCAACCCAAACTTGAACCTAGTCCTCTCCGAAAAATGGTGGCGGTTTCTTCCATCGCCGCCGGTGTACAATTTGGGTGGGCCTTGCAACTCTCCCTTCTAACTCCATATGTACAAACCCTAGGAGTTCCTCACGCCTGGGCCTCCTTCATTTGGCTCTGTGGCCCCATCTCCGGCCTCTTAGTTCAGCCCATTGTAGGCTACAGCAGTGACCGATGCCAATCTCCTTTTGGACGCCGCCGTCCCTTTATCCTCACCGGCTCGCTCGCCGTCGCCGTCGCCATTATCCTAATTGGCTACGCTGCCGATATAGGACAACTAGCTGGCGATGACATCACCCAGAAAACCCGTCCACGTGCCGTTGCCATCTTCGTTGTTGGCTTCTGGATCTTAGATGTTGCCAACAACATGCTCCAGGGTCCATGCCGCGCCTTCCTCGGTGACTTGGCTGCCGGCGACCAGAAAAAGACGAGAACCGCCAACGGCTTCTTCTCGTTTTTCATGGCTGTCGGCAACGTCTTGGGCTATGCCGCAGGATCCTACGACGGTCTCCATAAGATTTTCCCTTTCACAGAAACCGAGGCATGCAACGTCTTCTGCGCAAACCTAAAGAgctgcttcttcttctccatcgttcttcttctttctttgtgCAGTATCGTTCTCACTTGCGTGAACGACCCTCAGTACATACCCTCAAAACAGGAGGAGGCTGAGGATGAAGGGAAGACGCACTTTTCGTGCTTCTTGGGAGAGTTGTGCGTTGCATTCAAGGGACTGCAGAAGCCAATGTGGATGCTGATGCTGGTGACCGCTATTAACTGGCTTGCGTGGTTCCCTTATGTGTTGTTCGACACTGACTGGATGGGTCGTGAGGTGTATGGTGGTGATGTTGGGCAGAAGGCATATGATGCTGGTGTTCATGCTGGTTCTTTGGGACTCATGTTGAACTCAGTGGTGCTCGCTGTGATGTCTTTGGGTGTTGAACCGTTGGGTCGCTTGGTTGGAGTCAAGTGGTTGTGGGCAATGGTTAATGTTATTCTTGCAGCTTGCTTGGCATTGACCGTGCTCATCACAAAAATCGCTGAGCAGCAACGAGCACTTAACCCTGCTCTCATTGGAGACCCCTCCATGGATGTGAAAGGTGGAGCCATGGCATTCTTCTCCGTCCTTGGTATTCCTCTTGCG GTTACGTACAGTGTTCCCTTTGCTCTAGCATCTATCTACTCCAGCAGCTCAGGAGCAGGACAAG GTTTATCTTTGGGTCTTCTCAATGTAGCAATTGTGATCCCTCAG ATGATTATATCGGCAATTAGTGGACCATGGGATGCTTGGTTCGGTGGTGGCAACTTGCCGGCGTTCGTGTTGGGCGCAGTGGCGGCCGCCGTCAGTGCCATACTAGCAGTTGTTCTGCTTCCAACCCCTAAGAAAGAGGATGAAGCAAAGATTTCCAGCCTCTCCATGGGGAGTTTCCATTAG